The following proteins are co-located in the Hydrogenophaga sp. RAC07 genome:
- a CDS encoding Lrp/AsnC family transcriptional regulator, with protein sequence MEALDKLDRHILRSLQADGRATYDQIAETVGLSPSAVLRRVRRLEEAQVIDRYVALVRPEAVGLGLTAHVNVRLEKHAGSGKRNPMDEFRASVMAWPEVVECAALTGEMDFQLRLVVADMAAYSRFMMDTLLKHPSVQDCKTSFVMDRVKSTTALPL encoded by the coding sequence ATGGAAGCATTGGACAAGCTTGATCGCCACATATTGCGCAGCCTGCAGGCCGATGGCCGCGCCACCTACGACCAGATTGCCGAGACGGTGGGCCTGTCGCCCAGCGCCGTACTGCGGCGTGTGCGCCGCCTGGAAGAGGCGCAGGTGATCGACCGTTATGTGGCGCTGGTGCGGCCGGAAGCGGTGGGCCTGGGCCTCACGGCCCATGTGAACGTGCGGCTGGAGAAACACGCCGGCAGTGGCAAACGCAACCCCATGGACGAGTTCCGGGCCAGCGTCATGGCGTGGCCCGAGGTGGTGGAGTGCGCAGCGCTCACTGGCGAAATGGACTTTCAGTTGCGCCTGGTGGTGGCCGACATGGCGGCGTATTCGCGCTTCATGATGGACACCTTGCTCAAACACCCCAGCGTGCAGGACTGCAAGACCAGTTTTGTCATGGACCGTGTGAAAAGCACGACCGCGCTGCCGCTGTAG
- the phhA gene encoding phenylalanine 4-monooxygenase, producing MAVEPVVYGASERPPRGDYARAQADYTCAQNWAAYSDADHDTYRRLYERQTALLPGLACDAFIEALPSLGARDRIPRFEDINKRLKPATGWELVAVPGLIPERPFFDLLANRRFPVTDWIRTPDEFDYVVEPDVFHDLFGHVPLLFNPVFADYVQRYGAGGLKAHDLGAGELLSRLYWYTIEFGLIRQAGGLRAYGAGILSSSGELRHSVTSLQPKRIALDLLRCMRTRYKIDDYQAIYFVIDSFDQLFDMTAPDFAPLYEAVRSLGDLSADDTIASDSSITFG from the coding sequence ATGGCCGTTGAACCCGTTGTCTATGGCGCCAGCGAGCGCCCGCCGCGCGGCGACTATGCGCGCGCGCAGGCCGACTACACCTGCGCGCAAAACTGGGCCGCGTACTCGGATGCCGACCACGACACCTACCGCCGGCTCTACGAGCGCCAGACAGCGCTGCTGCCAGGCCTGGCTTGCGATGCCTTCATCGAAGCCCTCCCTTCATTGGGGGCCCGCGACCGCATCCCGCGCTTCGAGGACATCAACAAACGCCTGAAGCCCGCCACCGGCTGGGAATTGGTGGCGGTGCCTGGCCTCATTCCCGAACGCCCCTTTTTTGACCTGCTGGCGAATCGGCGTTTTCCGGTGACGGACTGGATCCGCACACCCGACGAGTTCGATTACGTGGTCGAGCCCGATGTGTTTCACGACCTGTTTGGCCACGTACCGCTGCTGTTCAACCCGGTGTTCGCGGACTATGTGCAGCGCTACGGCGCGGGTGGCCTGAAGGCGCACGACCTGGGCGCGGGCGAGCTGCTCTCGCGGCTGTACTGGTACACGATCGAGTTCGGGTTGATCCGCCAGGCCGGCGGACTGCGCGCCTATGGCGCCGGCATCCTGAGCTCGTCGGGTGAGCTGCGGCACAGCGTCACCAGCCTGCAGCCGAAGCGCATCGCTCTCGATCTCTTGCGTTGCATGCGCACGCGCTACAAGATCGACGACTATCAAGCCATCTACTTCGTCATCGACAGCTTCGATCAGTTGTTCGACATGACGGCGCCCGACTTCGCGCCACTCTACGAAGCCGTGCGTTCGCTCGGCGACTTGTCGGCCGACGACACCATCGCCAGCGACTCCTCCATCACTTTCGGGTGA
- a CDS encoding GNAT family N-acetyltransferase: MVNPSRWFKFATPPAQATVGTVASAARTSDDRHFPSSSVVVPIRSIGPGQRERILDHLLALEPHDRYLRFGYAANDEQITRYVDQLNFDRDELFGIFNRRLDLIAMAHLAFSIDPQYTSCAEFGVSVSKSARGRRYGSRLFERAVMHARNEGVTQLFIHALSENTAMLKIARHAGAIIERDGSESEAHLRLPPADFDSRVTELVNQQVALTDYHLKVQAKQFWRLLSVLQDIRQGVRDARDRVRG; this comes from the coding sequence ATGGTCAATCCCTCCCGTTGGTTCAAGTTCGCAACCCCACCCGCCCAGGCGACGGTGGGCACGGTTGCGAGCGCCGCGCGAACGTCGGACGATCGCCACTTCCCGTCCAGCAGCGTGGTGGTGCCCATCCGCTCCATTGGCCCTGGCCAACGAGAACGCATCCTCGATCACTTGCTCGCCCTCGAGCCTCACGACCGCTACCTGCGCTTCGGTTACGCCGCCAACGACGAGCAGATCACGCGCTACGTGGACCAGCTCAACTTCGATCGCGACGAACTCTTCGGCATCTTCAACCGCCGGCTCGACCTGATCGCCATGGCCCACCTGGCCTTCTCGATCGACCCGCAATACACCAGCTGCGCCGAATTCGGTGTGTCGGTGTCCAAGAGCGCGCGCGGCCGCCGTTATGGCAGCCGCTTGTTTGAACGCGCGGTCATGCACGCGCGCAACGAAGGGGTGACACAGCTGTTCATCCATGCGCTGTCCGAGAACACCGCCATGCTGAAGATCGCGCGCCACGCAGGCGCCATCATCGAGCGCGACGGCTCGGAGTCCGAAGCCCACTTGCGGCTTCCACCGGCCGACTTCGACTCGCGCGTGACCGAACTGGTCAACCAGCAAGTCGCCCTCACCGACTACCACCTCAAGGTCCAGGCCAAACAGTTCTGGCGCTTGCTGAGCGTGTTGCAGGACATCCGCCAGGGCGTGCGCGATGCCCGTGATCGGGTGCGCGGCTGA
- a CDS encoding FFLEELY motif protein: protein MSPPTSASDLIRSHLSRVSQLRAQAQAEGLQAAVDEIKHLQARRFRGTYADFLEHPKYAPATRFFLDELYGVHDFARRDAQFARIAGALERLFPEAVAQLATDLSETHALTEVLDHQLATHWLSLDAAHSPSERYIVAWRSTDARASRERQLAVVQHMGLELQRLTRMKTLRLGLRMMRNPARAAGLDALQHFLETGFDAFAALGDARPFLDTIRGRESGWVQALFDEDLAACRRRLDEELDSRA from the coding sequence ATGAGCCCGCCCACCAGTGCCTCCGACCTCATCCGCTCGCACCTTTCGCGCGTCAGCCAGTTGCGCGCTCAAGCGCAAGCCGAAGGCTTGCAGGCCGCGGTGGACGAGATCAAGCACCTGCAGGCGCGCCGTTTTCGCGGGACTTACGCCGACTTTCTGGAACACCCCAAATACGCACCGGCGACACGTTTCTTTCTGGACGAGCTCTACGGCGTGCACGATTTCGCCAGGCGCGATGCCCAGTTTGCCCGGATCGCTGGCGCCTTGGAGCGCCTTTTTCCAGAAGCGGTGGCACAGCTGGCAACCGACCTGTCCGAAACCCACGCATTGACCGAGGTGTTGGATCATCAGCTGGCCACCCATTGGCTCAGCCTTGATGCAGCCCATTCGCCGTCCGAGCGCTACATCGTCGCCTGGCGGAGCACGGACGCGCGCGCATCGCGCGAGCGCCAGCTCGCGGTGGTGCAACACATGGGGCTCGAGTTGCAGCGTCTCACCCGCATGAAAACCCTGCGACTCGGGCTCCGCATGATGCGCAATCCTGCGAGGGCCGCGGGGCTCGATGCACTGCAGCACTTTCTGGAGACTGGTTTTGACGCGTTTGCCGCGTTGGGCGACGCGCGCCCTTTCCTCGACACGATTCGAGGAAGGGAATCGGGCTGGGTACAAGCCTTGTTTGACGAAGATTTGGCGGCCTGCCGCCGCAGACTGGACGAAGAACTCGATAGCAGAGCCTGA
- a CDS encoding MBL fold metallo-hydrolase has product MNETNSPACTASRLNRLGITVFERGWLSSNNVLFQGDESTALVDSGYCTHSSQTVSLVQDALQTRPLDLLLNTHLHSDHCGGNAALQAAFPQLKTRIPPGQAEAVANWDPVTLTHEPTGQTCPAFNFHGVLFPGDTIRLGHAHWEIHAAKGHDPHSIVLFEPSSRVLISADALWENGFGVVFPELEGIDAFEEVSDTLSVIEALKPAAVIPGHGAVFDDVEGALQRARSRLDQFVKTPEKHRRYALKVLLKFKLLEWQSVTFDDLLAWYTKTPYIRSLERRPVSPDTEALHESLNSLIADLAKSNALRVQGDRIVDA; this is encoded by the coding sequence ATGAATGAAACGAATTCGCCTGCATGCACCGCATCACGCTTGAATCGCCTGGGCATCACTGTCTTCGAGCGCGGTTGGCTGTCGTCCAACAATGTGCTGTTTCAAGGTGATGAATCAACAGCACTGGTGGACTCGGGCTATTGCACGCACTCAAGTCAGACCGTCTCCCTTGTTCAGGACGCGCTGCAGACACGGCCACTGGATTTGCTCCTGAACACCCATCTGCACAGCGATCACTGCGGTGGCAACGCAGCACTTCAGGCGGCGTTTCCCCAACTCAAAACCCGGATTCCTCCGGGCCAGGCTGAGGCGGTTGCAAACTGGGACCCGGTAACACTCACCCACGAACCCACGGGACAGACCTGTCCCGCCTTCAACTTCCATGGAGTCCTGTTTCCCGGCGACACGATCCGGCTGGGCCATGCCCACTGGGAGATCCATGCGGCCAAAGGGCACGATCCCCATTCCATTGTCCTGTTCGAGCCTTCCAGCAGGGTGTTGATTTCAGCCGACGCCTTGTGGGAGAACGGCTTTGGCGTGGTGTTTCCCGAGCTGGAAGGCATCGACGCCTTCGAGGAAGTTTCCGACACATTGTCTGTGATCGAAGCGTTGAAGCCCGCGGCAGTGATACCGGGCCATGGGGCAGTGTTTGACGACGTGGAGGGCGCGCTGCAACGTGCGCGCAGCCGCTTGGATCAGTTCGTGAAAACCCCCGAGAAACACCGCAGATATGCACTGAAGGTACTGCTCAAGTTCAAACTGCTGGAGTGGCAGTCCGTCACCTTTGACGACTTGCTTGCCTGGTATACAAAGACACCGTACATACGCAGCCTTGAGCGGCGCCCCGTGTCACCTGATACCGAGGCCCTGCACGAATCACTCAACTCACTGATTGCCGATCTGGCCAAAAGCAATGCACTGCGGGTGCAGGGCGACAGGATCGTCGACGCCTGA
- a CDS encoding esterase/lipase family protein, which produces MLAGTALMTLGYAVILGIETVAAATVNRTDGAQRASAAEWLGAWWQEVKVAPEVFAWRQPFRWRQWPDTTTAPPASPPAVVLVHGFFCNRGFWLPWMERLHERGVPFVSVNLEPIFGSIDDYASTVDEAVTRATSLTGHAPTLICHSMGGLAARAWLAATPGAVSRVQKIITIGTPHRGTWLARFSHLANGRQMRHDCDWQKSLLERELVLHPQRNADRFVCWYSNTDNIVFPASTATLPGADNRLVAGAAHVALAFHPKVMEESLAMVSSADKSPSERTAS; this is translated from the coding sequence ATGCTTGCAGGCACGGCCCTGATGACCCTGGGCTATGCGGTGATCCTGGGCATCGAAACCGTGGCCGCTGCGACCGTCAACCGCACCGACGGCGCGCAGCGAGCCAGTGCCGCCGAGTGGTTGGGCGCTTGGTGGCAAGAGGTGAAGGTGGCGCCTGAGGTTTTCGCCTGGCGCCAACCGTTTCGCTGGCGTCAATGGCCCGACACCACCACGGCGCCGCCGGCTTCGCCGCCCGCGGTGGTGCTCGTGCACGGCTTCTTCTGCAATCGGGGGTTCTGGTTGCCCTGGATGGAGCGGCTGCACGAGCGCGGTGTGCCCTTCGTCTCGGTCAATCTGGAGCCGATCTTCGGATCGATCGACGACTACGCATCGACCGTCGATGAAGCTGTGACGCGCGCCACAAGCTTGACGGGCCACGCGCCCACCCTGATCTGCCACAGCATGGGTGGACTGGCGGCTCGGGCCTGGTTGGCGGCCACGCCCGGCGCGGTATCACGGGTTCAAAAGATCATCACGATCGGTACACCGCACCGCGGCACCTGGCTGGCACGTTTCAGCCACCTGGCCAACGGGCGCCAGATGCGCCACGACTGCGACTGGCAGAAGAGCCTGCTCGAGCGCGAGTTGGTGCTTCACCCACAGCGCAACGCTGACCGGTTTGTCTGCTGGTACAGCAACACCGACAACATCGTCTTTCCGGCCTCCACCGCCACCCTGCCGGGCGCAGACAACCGACTCGTGGCGGGCGCCGCCCACGTGGCACTCGCCTTTCACCCGAAAGTGATGGAGGAGTCGCTGGCGATGGTGTCGTCGGCCGACAAGTCGCCGAGCGAACGCACGGCTTCGTAG
- a CDS encoding ATP-binding cassette domain-containing protein — MALITLQNAQLAYGHVALLDHTDFALESQERVGLIGRNGTGKSSLLKILASLEKPDDGTLQVQTGLRIAYVPQEPILDLQSTVFEAASVGLADARAARDLYLSGADDLDLDALQNRIEALDAWNWEQRVEETLHRLHLEGDVKVGELSGGNKKRVALAQALVSRPDVLLLDEPTNHLDLDSITWLEDLMLEYKGSLVTISHDRAFLDRVATRMVELDRGRLLSYPGNFAQYQLLKEEQMAQEAVISARADKLLAQEEVWIRKGVEARRTRAQGRITRLERLREQRAQRRDALGSVKLEVASGSASGKIVAELEKVTQSFPTTDGGQRTVVRDFSATILRGDKIGLIGPNGAGKTTLLKIILGELVPTGGSVRQGSKISVAYFDQMRDQLDLDATLEDFISPGSEWIEIGNKRTHVKSYLSDFLFSPARANAPVRTLSGGERNRLLLARLFARPANVLVLDEPTNDLDIDTLELLEDLLQQYEGTVFLVSHDRRFLDNVVTSTLVFEGEGRWREYVGDVQDWMTQSARSEALQRERDAQNAVPVVKAPAAPAPATAPATNKKKLSYKEQREFDGLPARIAELEAEQASVDKELGGGQLFNTDPARAAQLGARHADIEAEWLRAMERWEVLGGS, encoded by the coding sequence ATGGCACTCATCACCCTTCAGAACGCACAGCTGGCCTATGGCCACGTGGCGCTCCTCGATCACACCGACTTTGCGCTGGAGTCCCAGGAGCGGGTCGGCCTGATCGGCCGCAACGGGACCGGCAAGTCGTCCTTGCTCAAGATACTGGCGTCTCTGGAAAAGCCCGACGACGGGACATTGCAGGTGCAGACAGGCTTGCGCATTGCTTATGTACCGCAGGAACCCATTCTCGATCTGCAGTCCACGGTGTTTGAGGCAGCCAGCGTGGGGCTGGCGGACGCACGGGCGGCGCGGGACCTCTATTTGAGTGGCGCCGATGATCTGGATCTGGATGCGCTGCAGAACCGCATTGAAGCGCTGGACGCCTGGAACTGGGAACAGCGCGTGGAAGAAACGCTGCACCGCCTGCACCTGGAGGGTGATGTGAAGGTCGGCGAGCTCTCCGGCGGCAACAAGAAGCGGGTGGCGCTGGCCCAGGCGCTGGTGAGTAGGCCCGATGTGTTGTTGCTGGACGAGCCCACCAACCACCTGGACCTGGACAGCATCACCTGGCTGGAAGACCTGATGCTGGAATACAAGGGCAGTCTGGTGACGATCAGCCACGACCGGGCCTTTCTGGACCGCGTGGCCACGCGCATGGTGGAACTGGACCGCGGGCGGCTGCTGAGCTACCCGGGCAACTTTGCGCAATACCAGCTCCTCAAGGAAGAGCAGATGGCACAAGAGGCGGTGATCAGCGCACGCGCCGACAAGCTGCTGGCCCAGGAGGAGGTGTGGATTCGCAAGGGGGTGGAGGCACGGCGCACGCGTGCGCAAGGGCGCATCACGCGGCTGGAGCGTTTGCGCGAGCAACGTGCGCAGCGCCGCGACGCGCTGGGCAGCGTGAAGCTGGAAGTGGCCAGCGGCAGCGCCAGCGGCAAGATCGTGGCAGAGCTTGAGAAGGTGACGCAGTCATTCCCCACCACGGACGGTGGGCAGCGCACGGTGGTTCGCGATTTCTCGGCAACCATCCTGCGCGGCGACAAGATTGGCCTGATCGGCCCGAACGGCGCGGGCAAGACCACGCTGCTCAAGATCATCCTGGGCGAACTCGTGCCCACGGGCGGCTCGGTGCGCCAGGGCAGCAAGATCAGCGTGGCGTATTTCGACCAGATGCGCGACCAGCTGGATCTGGACGCCACGCTGGAAGACTTCATCAGCCCGGGCAGCGAGTGGATCGAGATCGGCAACAAGCGCACACACGTGAAGAGCTACCTGAGCGATTTCCTGTTTTCGCCAGCGCGCGCCAACGCGCCGGTGCGCACGCTCTCGGGTGGCGAGCGCAACCGTCTGCTGCTGGCGCGCCTGTTTGCGCGTCCGGCCAACGTGCTGGTGCTGGACGAGCCGACCAACGATCTGGACATCGACACGCTGGAGCTGCTCGAAGACCTGCTCCAGCAGTACGAAGGCACGGTGTTTCTGGTGAGTCACGACCGGCGCTTCCTGGACAACGTGGTCACGAGCACCCTGGTGTTCGAGGGCGAAGGCCGCTGGCGCGAGTACGTGGGCGATGTGCAGGACTGGATGACACAGTCGGCCCGTTCTGAAGCCTTGCAACGCGAGCGCGATGCGCAAAATGCCGTGCCTGTCGTCAAAGCGCCTGCCGCGCCAGCGCCGGCCACAGCCCCCGCCACGAACAAGAAGAAGCTCAGCTACAAGGAACAGCGGGAATTCGACGGCCTGCCGGCGCGCATTGCCGAACTCGAGGCCGAACAGGCCAGCGTGGACAAAGAACTGGGCGGCGGTCAACTTTTCAACACCGATCCGGCCCGGGCCGCTCAACTTGGCGCACGCCATGCCGATATCGAGGCTGAATGGCTTCGTGCAATGGAGCGCTGGGAGGTGCTTGGCGGAAGCTGA
- the hppD gene encoding 4-hydroxyphenylpyruvate dioxygenase, with product MNNALPDVAQTAATEWENPMGTAGFEFIEYAAPDPVAMGALFERMGFKPVARHRRKAVTLYRQGEINFIINAEPDSFAQRFARLHGPSVCAIAFRVGDAKAAYERAISLGAWGYAQSAGPGELNIPAIKGIGDSIIYFIDQWRGKNGAQTGDIGNIGFFDVDFQPIAENSGAELNPVGHGLTYIDHLTHNVHRGRMDEWAGFYERLFNFREVRYFDIEGQATGVKSKAMTSPCGKIRIPINEEGNEKAGQIQEYLDRYHGEGIQHIAMGSTNLYDTVDALELSGVKLLNTSETYYELLPKRIPNHGEDVEALKQRNILVDGTPGELLLQIFSENQLGPIFFEFIQRKGNQGFGEGNFKALFETMELDQVRRGVLKA from the coding sequence ATGAACAACGCATTGCCCGACGTCGCACAAACCGCCGCCACCGAATGGGAGAACCCCATGGGCACCGCCGGCTTCGAGTTCATCGAGTACGCTGCGCCCGACCCCGTGGCCATGGGCGCGCTGTTCGAGCGCATGGGTTTCAAGCCGGTTGCAAGGCACCGCCGCAAGGCGGTGACGCTGTACCGCCAGGGCGAGATCAACTTCATCATCAACGCCGAACCCGACAGTTTTGCCCAGCGCTTCGCACGTCTGCACGGCCCGAGCGTCTGCGCCATTGCCTTTCGTGTGGGCGATGCCAAGGCAGCCTACGAACGCGCCATCTCCCTGGGCGCCTGGGGCTACGCGCAGTCGGCCGGCCCAGGTGAGCTGAACATCCCGGCCATCAAGGGCATTGGCGACTCCATCATCTACTTCATCGACCAGTGGCGCGGCAAGAACGGCGCCCAAACGGGCGACATCGGCAACATCGGTTTCTTCGACGTGGACTTCCAGCCCATCGCCGAGAACTCCGGCGCCGAGCTCAACCCGGTGGGTCATGGTCTGACCTACATCGACCACCTCACGCACAACGTGCACCGCGGCCGCATGGACGAATGGGCGGGCTTCTACGAGCGCCTGTTCAATTTCCGCGAGGTGCGCTACTTCGACATCGAAGGCCAGGCCACCGGCGTGAAGAGCAAGGCTATGACCAGCCCCTGCGGCAAGATCCGCATCCCGATCAACGAAGAAGGCAACGAGAAGGCCGGACAGATCCAGGAGTACCTGGACCGCTACCACGGCGAAGGCATCCAGCACATCGCCATGGGTTCGACCAACCTGTACGACACGGTGGACGCGCTGGAACTCAGTGGCGTGAAGCTGCTCAACACCAGCGAGACCTACTACGAGCTGCTGCCCAAGCGCATCCCGAACCACGGTGAAGACGTGGAAGCGCTGAAGCAGCGCAACATCCTCGTGGACGGCACGCCAGGTGAATTGCTGCTGCAGATCTTCAGCGAAAACCAGCTCGGCCCGATCTTCTTCGAGTTCATCCAGCGCAAAGGCAATCAAGGCTTCGGAGAGGGCAACTTCAAGGCTTTGTTCGAGACGATGGAGCTCGACCAGGTGCGCCGCGGTGTGTTGAAAGCCTGA
- the lnt gene encoding apolipoprotein N-acyltransferase, which translates to MSRRPPGRSARGSGFFWFWICLLGGVLQAASIAWPFTGWSLPGMTAGQPSGFWQIVSLSLLVLALQYATRVGQAAWRGWVFSTAWLSGTFWWLFISLHTFGGLPAWLAVLAVLALAGLLSIYYAVAVGLLCSWAPVSRTAQALLFASLWTLAELARGHWFTGFPWGAGGYAQVDLMAPWAPLVGVYGMGFLAAILAYAVASMVSGLWRRLSTWLASPVSRPVSRTAAGSRMAAPGARVQARVVPGLTDGWWGLARSLILLLLVGGLLVSMLGGGQAWRTLGQRGTASTGELRVWLLQGNIPQDQKFVPGTGIAQALFWYPQQIGLAVEAARANPAIGPQLVVAPETAVPLLPNQLGAEFWKPLLGGLAEQPAAGVSAMVGLPLGSLEQGYTNSVWGLTPATAAKERARVDVPGALGAGIYRYDKNHLVPFGEFIPPLFRWFTDLMNIPLGDFNRGGLAQPSWAAAGQRIAPNICFEDLFGEELAASFTDAATAPSVLINLSNIAWFGDSVAIDQHLQISRLRAIELGRPMLRATNTGATAVIDHNGVVTHQLERLTRGRLEATVQGRSGITPYAQWTARWGLMPMWVGCLVLVLVIASLRSLGRRGGRTRRR; encoded by the coding sequence ATGAGCCGCCGCCCTCCGGGGCGCAGCGCACGCGGCAGCGGTTTTTTCTGGTTCTGGATATGCCTGCTGGGCGGCGTGTTGCAGGCCGCGTCCATCGCCTGGCCGTTCACCGGCTGGAGCCTGCCGGGCATGACCGCCGGGCAGCCCAGTGGCTTCTGGCAGATCGTCTCGTTGTCCCTGCTGGTTCTCGCATTGCAGTACGCCACGCGCGTGGGGCAGGCGGCCTGGCGGGGCTGGGTGTTTTCCACCGCCTGGCTGTCGGGCACCTTCTGGTGGCTGTTCATCTCGCTGCACACCTTTGGGGGGCTGCCGGCCTGGCTGGCGGTACTCGCGGTGCTCGCGCTCGCCGGTCTGCTGTCCATTTATTACGCCGTGGCCGTGGGCCTGCTCTGCAGTTGGGCGCCTGTGTCGCGCACCGCGCAGGCGCTGTTGTTTGCGTCGCTCTGGACCCTGGCCGAGCTGGCGCGCGGCCACTGGTTCACCGGTTTCCCCTGGGGGGCGGGCGGCTACGCACAGGTGGACCTGATGGCGCCCTGGGCACCGCTCGTGGGCGTGTACGGCATGGGTTTCCTGGCGGCGATCCTGGCCTACGCCGTGGCCTCCATGGTCTCGGGTCTGTGGCGGCGCCTGAGCACCTGGCTGGCATCGCCGGTGAGCCGGCCGGTCAGTCGCACAGCCGCGGGTTCCCGCATGGCTGCACCGGGTGCGCGCGTGCAGGCCCGTGTGGTGCCGGGCTTGACCGACGGATGGTGGGGCCTGGCGCGCTCATTGATCTTGCTGCTTCTGGTGGGTGGTTTGCTGGTGAGCATGCTCGGGGGTGGGCAGGCCTGGCGGACCCTGGGGCAGCGCGGCACTGCGAGCACCGGCGAGCTGCGGGTGTGGCTGTTGCAAGGCAACATCCCGCAGGACCAGAAATTCGTGCCTGGCACCGGCATCGCACAGGCCTTGTTCTGGTACCCGCAGCAGATCGGCCTGGCGGTGGAAGCCGCGCGCGCCAACCCCGCCATTGGGCCGCAGCTCGTGGTGGCGCCCGAGACCGCTGTGCCGCTGCTGCCCAACCAACTCGGCGCTGAATTCTGGAAGCCCTTGCTCGGCGGCCTGGCCGAGCAGCCCGCCGCCGGCGTGAGCGCCATGGTCGGCCTGCCATTGGGCAGCCTGGAGCAGGGCTATACCAATTCGGTGTGGGGCCTGACCCCCGCGACGGCCGCGAAGGAGCGGGCCCGGGTCGATGTACCGGGTGCGCTGGGTGCCGGCATCTACCGCTACGACAAAAACCATCTCGTGCCGTTCGGTGAATTCATCCCGCCGCTGTTCCGCTGGTTCACCGATCTCATGAACATCCCGCTGGGCGACTTCAACCGCGGTGGTCTGGCCCAGCCTTCGTGGGCAGCGGCGGGGCAGCGCATCGCGCCCAACATCTGTTTTGAAGACCTGTTTGGCGAAGAGCTGGCCGCGTCGTTCACCGACGCCGCCACCGCGCCCAGTGTCTTGATCAACCTCAGCAACATCGCCTGGTTCGGCGACTCGGTGGCCATCGACCAGCACCTGCAGATCTCGCGCCTGCGCGCCATCGAGCTGGGCCGGCCCATGCTGCGGGCCACCAACACCGGCGCCACGGCGGTCATCGACCACAACGGCGTGGTCACGCACCAGCTGGAGCGCCTCACGCGCGGCCGGCTGGAGGCCACCGTGCAGGGACGCAGCGGCATCACACCCTACGCACAGTGGACCGCGCGCTGGGGTCTGATGCCGATGTGGGTCGGCTGCCTGGTGCTGGTGCTTGTCATTGCGTCGTTGCGCAGCCTGGGTCGCCGCGGCGGCCGCACCCGCCGGCGCTGA
- a CDS encoding HlyC/CorC family transporter has product MAESSPSGGPQRSLRHVDKRGFLQKLAEFIHPGPDSKDELIETLADAEDNDIINAESRVMLEGVIRIADMTAGDVMVATPRMDVLDIDAPYDELLHLVIDTAHSRFPVFEGERENIIGILLAKDLLKLQRAPELNIRALLRPATFVPETKGLNDLLREFRGNRNHLAIVIDEFGRVAGLITIEDVLEEIVGEIEDEFDVAEDEGDVFALADSTWRVSGDTSIERINESFGLKLSEDDFDTIGGMIAHAMGHVPKRGEVHELEGLRFVVLHTKGGAVKWFKVSPVPAEP; this is encoded by the coding sequence GTGGCCGAATCCTCTCCCAGTGGTGGGCCGCAGCGCAGCCTGCGGCATGTCGACAAGCGTGGTTTCCTGCAAAAGCTCGCGGAGTTCATCCACCCCGGGCCGGACTCCAAGGACGAGCTGATCGAAACCCTCGCCGACGCCGAGGACAACGACATCATCAACGCCGAGTCGCGGGTGATGCTCGAAGGTGTGATCCGCATCGCCGACATGACCGCTGGCGACGTGATGGTCGCCACCCCGCGCATGGATGTGCTGGACATCGACGCGCCCTACGACGAGTTGCTTCATCTGGTCATCGACACAGCGCACTCGCGCTTTCCGGTGTTTGAGGGCGAGCGCGAAAACATCATCGGCATCCTGCTGGCCAAAGACTTGCTCAAGCTGCAGCGCGCGCCCGAGCTCAACATCCGCGCCTTGCTGCGCCCGGCCACCTTCGTGCCCGAAACCAAGGGTCTCAACGATCTGCTGCGCGAGTTCCGCGGCAACCGCAATCACCTGGCCATCGTGATCGACGAGTTTGGCCGCGTGGCCGGCCTCATCACCATCGAAGACGTGCTGGAAGAAATCGTCGGCGAGATCGAAGACGAGTTCGATGTGGCCGAGGACGAAGGCGATGTGTTTGCGCTGGCCGACAGCACCTGGCGCGTCAGCGGCGACACCTCGATCGAGCGCATCAACGAATCGTTCGGCCTCAAGCTCTCCGAAGACGACTTCGACACCATCGGCGGCATGATCGCCCACGCCATGGGACATGTGCCCAAGCGCGGTGAGGTGCACGAGCTCGAAGGCCTGCGCTTTGTCGTGCTGCACACCAAGGGTGGTGCGGTGAAGTGGTTCAAGGTCTCGCCGGTTCCGGCCGAGCCCTGA